One stretch of Punica granatum isolate Tunisia-2019 chromosome 5, ASM765513v2, whole genome shotgun sequence DNA includes these proteins:
- the LOC116207573 gene encoding ethylene receptor 2 isoform X2 → MSKGVVAIGVWIALLLGSSVSEAADSGFPRCNCDDEGSLWSIESILECQRVSDFLIAVAYFSIPIELLYFVSCSNVPFKWVLFEFIAFIVLCGMTHLLNGWTYVHHPFQLMLALTVFKILTALVSCATAITLITLIPLLLKVKVREFMLKKKAWDLGREVGIIMKQREAGLHVRMLTQEIRKSLDRHTILYTTLVELSKTLGLQNCAVWMPNEGRTEMNLTHELRGRNYAGSYCFTIPITDPDIVRIKMSDDVILLNPESALISGSTGEELREAGPVAAIRVPMLRVSNFKGGTPELIQTCYAILVLVLPSGQPRSWTNQELEIVKVAVAISHAAVLEESQLMREKLEEQNRALQQAKRDAMMASQARSSFQKVMNDGLRRPMHTISGLLSLLREDGTLSHEQRTILDAMSRTGNVLSTLINDAMDIRGKEQNRFPLDVKPFRLHAMIREAASLSKCLCIYKGFGFLIEVDRSLPDLVMGDERRIFQVILHMVGNLLTDSNQGGLLTLRIFSESGTKGVGGGGAGDHHLWWATWRSSSAEGDVYIRFEVGVSNNISPKEGSVSRVQLGGRRYNSDGVEEGLSFSICKRLVQLMQGNIWVVPNPQGFAQSMTLLLRLHIWQSSTFEPRDSSSEYNTSSNSHLRGIKMLLAETDDTNRVVTAKLLEKLGCRVSTVSGSGIECLNAIRAGGSGSGSQFEVVILDLHMSEMDGFEVAAGIRKFRSRNWPVIVALTTSGEEDVWERCSQVGIKGVIRKPASLQGISTELQRVLQGSNRGLR, encoded by the exons ATGTCGAAAGGAGTTGTAGCTATCGGGGTCTGGATTGCCCTGTTGCTCGGTAGTTCTGTATCGGAGGCGGCTGATAGCGGCTTTCCAAGGTGTAACTGTGATGATGAGGGGAGCCTGTGGAGCATTGAGAGCATCCTGGAGTGCCAGAGAGTGAGTGATTTCTTGATCGCGGTGGCCTACTTCTCCATCCCGATTGAGCTCCTGTACTTCGTGAGCTGCTCCAATGTCCCCTTCAAGTGGGTCCTCTTCGAGTTCATTGCCTTCATCGTGCTCTGTGGGATGACTCATCTGCTGAATGGCTGGACCTACGTCCACCACCCGTTCCAGCTCATGCTCGCGCTCACGGTATTCAAGATCCTCACCGCGCTCGTGTCTTGCGCCACCGCAATAACTCTGATAACCCTGATCCCTCTGCTTCTGAAAGTGAAGGTGAGGGAATTTATGTTGAAGAAGAAGGCGTGGGATCTCGGGAGAGAGGTGGGGATCATAATGAAACAGAGAGAGGCTGGGTTGCACGTGAGGATGCTCACGCAGGAGATCCGGAAGTCCCTCGATCGACACACGATCTTGTACACGACTCTGGTCGAGCTGTCCAAGACTTTGGGGCTGCAGAACTGCGCAGTTTGGATGCCCAATGAGGGCAGGACCGAGATGAACCTGACTCATGAGCTGCGAGGGAGGAACTATGCTGGCTCATATTGCTTCACGATACCAATCACTGATCCCGACATTGTGAGGATAAAAATGAGTGATGACGTGATTCTTCTGAATCCTGAGTCTGCGCTCATCTCCGGCAGCACTGGAGAAGAGTTGAGGGAGGCAGGTCCTGTGGCTGCTATCAGAGTGCCGATGCTGAGGGTGTCCAACTTCAAGGGTGGGACCCCTGAGCTCATCCAGACGTGTTATGCGATATTAGTATTGGTTCTTCCCTCGGGACAGCCTCGATCCTGGACCAATCAGGAGCTGGAGATTGTCAAG GTGGCAGTGGCGATCTCCCATGCTGCAGTCCTTGAGGAGTCACAGCTTATGAGGGAAAAGCTTGAGGAGCAGAACCGGGCTCTGCAGCAGGCGAAGAGGGATGCAATGATGGCGAGTCAGGCAAGGAGCTCATTTCAGAAGGTGATGAATGATGGGCTGAGGAGGCCAATGCACACTATTTCGGGGCTGTTGTCACTGTTGCGCGAGGATGGGACTCTGAGCCACGAGCAGAGGACCATACTTGATGCAATGTCGAGGACTGGGAATGTCCTCTCCACACTGATTAATGACGCCATGGACATCCGGGGAAAG GAGCAAAATAGGTTCCCTCTGGATGTAAAGCCGTTCCGCCTGCATGCTATGATAAGGGAAGCGGCCTCACTTTCGAAATGTCTGTGCATATACAAGGGCTTTGGCTTCTTAATTGAGGTTGATAGATCCCTGCCCGACCTTGTGATGGGAGACGAGAGGCGGATCTTTCAGGTCATCCTGCACATGGTAGGAAATTTACTGACAGACAGTAATCAAGGAGGGTTACTTACACTGCGTATCTTCTCGGAGAGCGGGACTAAAGGGGTAGGAGGAGGGGGTGCCGGTGATCATCATCTCTGGTGGGCTACCTGGAGATCGAGCTCAGCGGAAGGTGATGTTTACATCAGGTTTGAAGTTGGGGTTAGCAATAACATCTCTCCGAAGGAGGGCTCAGTCTCGAGGGTGCAGCTTGGAGGTAGGAGGTACAACAGCGACGGGGTTGAGGAGGGATTGAGCTTCAGCATCTGCAAAAGGCTGGTGCAG TTGATGCAAGGCAACATCTGGGTGGTCCCGAACCCACAGGGATTTGCCCAGAGTATGACCCTTCTCCTCCGGCTTCACATCTGGCAGTCATCGACCTTCGAACCTCGTGACTCCTCATCAGAATATAATACAAGCTCCAACTCCCACCTCAGAGGCATTAAAATGTTGTTAGCCGAGACCGATGACACCAACAGGGTGGTCACAGCAAAGTTGCTCGAAAAGCTTGGATGCCGCGTCTCCACTGTGAGCGGTTCGGGCATCGAGTGCCTCAATGCAATAAGGGCAGGTGGCAGTGGTAGTGGTTCCCAGTTTGAGGTTGTCATCTTGGATCTCCACATGTCGGAGATGGATGGGTTTGAGGTGGCAGCTGGAATAAGGAAGTTCAGGAGCCGGAACTGGCCGGTGATAGTTGCCTTGACAACAAGCGGGGAGGAGGATGTGTGGGAGAGGTGCTCGCAAGTCGGGATCAAAGGGGTTATCAGAAAGCCCGCCAGCTTGCAAGGGATTTCGACTGAGCTCCAAAGAGTCCTGCAGGGAAGTAACAGAGGCCTACGATGA
- the LOC116207573 gene encoding ethylene receptor 2 isoform X1, translating into MSKGVVAIGVWIALLLGSSVSEAADSGFPRCNCDDEGSLWSIESILECQRVSDFLIAVAYFSIPIELLYFVSCSNVPFKWVLFEFIAFIVLCGMTHLLNGWTYVHHPFQLMLALTVFKILTALVSCATAITLITLIPLLLKVKVREFMLKKKAWDLGREVGIIMKQREAGLHVRMLTQEIRKSLDRHTILYTTLVELSKTLGLQNCAVWMPNEGRTEMNLTHELRGRNYAGSYCFTIPITDPDIVRIKMSDDVILLNPESALISGSTGEELREAGPVAAIRVPMLRVSNFKGGTPELIQTCYAILVLVLPSGQPRSWTNQELEIVKVVADQVAVAISHAAVLEESQLMREKLEEQNRALQQAKRDAMMASQARSSFQKVMNDGLRRPMHTISGLLSLLREDGTLSHEQRTILDAMSRTGNVLSTLINDAMDIRGKEQNRFPLDVKPFRLHAMIREAASLSKCLCIYKGFGFLIEVDRSLPDLVMGDERRIFQVILHMVGNLLTDSNQGGLLTLRIFSESGTKGVGGGGAGDHHLWWATWRSSSAEGDVYIRFEVGVSNNISPKEGSVSRVQLGGRRYNSDGVEEGLSFSICKRLVQLMQGNIWVVPNPQGFAQSMTLLLRLHIWQSSTFEPRDSSSEYNTSSNSHLRGIKMLLAETDDTNRVVTAKLLEKLGCRVSTVSGSGIECLNAIRAGGSGSGSQFEVVILDLHMSEMDGFEVAAGIRKFRSRNWPVIVALTTSGEEDVWERCSQVGIKGVIRKPASLQGISTELQRVLQGSNRGLR; encoded by the exons ATGTCGAAAGGAGTTGTAGCTATCGGGGTCTGGATTGCCCTGTTGCTCGGTAGTTCTGTATCGGAGGCGGCTGATAGCGGCTTTCCAAGGTGTAACTGTGATGATGAGGGGAGCCTGTGGAGCATTGAGAGCATCCTGGAGTGCCAGAGAGTGAGTGATTTCTTGATCGCGGTGGCCTACTTCTCCATCCCGATTGAGCTCCTGTACTTCGTGAGCTGCTCCAATGTCCCCTTCAAGTGGGTCCTCTTCGAGTTCATTGCCTTCATCGTGCTCTGTGGGATGACTCATCTGCTGAATGGCTGGACCTACGTCCACCACCCGTTCCAGCTCATGCTCGCGCTCACGGTATTCAAGATCCTCACCGCGCTCGTGTCTTGCGCCACCGCAATAACTCTGATAACCCTGATCCCTCTGCTTCTGAAAGTGAAGGTGAGGGAATTTATGTTGAAGAAGAAGGCGTGGGATCTCGGGAGAGAGGTGGGGATCATAATGAAACAGAGAGAGGCTGGGTTGCACGTGAGGATGCTCACGCAGGAGATCCGGAAGTCCCTCGATCGACACACGATCTTGTACACGACTCTGGTCGAGCTGTCCAAGACTTTGGGGCTGCAGAACTGCGCAGTTTGGATGCCCAATGAGGGCAGGACCGAGATGAACCTGACTCATGAGCTGCGAGGGAGGAACTATGCTGGCTCATATTGCTTCACGATACCAATCACTGATCCCGACATTGTGAGGATAAAAATGAGTGATGACGTGATTCTTCTGAATCCTGAGTCTGCGCTCATCTCCGGCAGCACTGGAGAAGAGTTGAGGGAGGCAGGTCCTGTGGCTGCTATCAGAGTGCCGATGCTGAGGGTGTCCAACTTCAAGGGTGGGACCCCTGAGCTCATCCAGACGTGTTATGCGATATTAGTATTGGTTCTTCCCTCGGGACAGCCTCGATCCTGGACCAATCAGGAGCTGGAGATTGTCAAG GTGGTGGCCGATCAGGTGGCAGTGGCGATCTCCCATGCTGCAGTCCTTGAGGAGTCACAGCTTATGAGGGAAAAGCTTGAGGAGCAGAACCGGGCTCTGCAGCAGGCGAAGAGGGATGCAATGATGGCGAGTCAGGCAAGGAGCTCATTTCAGAAGGTGATGAATGATGGGCTGAGGAGGCCAATGCACACTATTTCGGGGCTGTTGTCACTGTTGCGCGAGGATGGGACTCTGAGCCACGAGCAGAGGACCATACTTGATGCAATGTCGAGGACTGGGAATGTCCTCTCCACACTGATTAATGACGCCATGGACATCCGGGGAAAG GAGCAAAATAGGTTCCCTCTGGATGTAAAGCCGTTCCGCCTGCATGCTATGATAAGGGAAGCGGCCTCACTTTCGAAATGTCTGTGCATATACAAGGGCTTTGGCTTCTTAATTGAGGTTGATAGATCCCTGCCCGACCTTGTGATGGGAGACGAGAGGCGGATCTTTCAGGTCATCCTGCACATGGTAGGAAATTTACTGACAGACAGTAATCAAGGAGGGTTACTTACACTGCGTATCTTCTCGGAGAGCGGGACTAAAGGGGTAGGAGGAGGGGGTGCCGGTGATCATCATCTCTGGTGGGCTACCTGGAGATCGAGCTCAGCGGAAGGTGATGTTTACATCAGGTTTGAAGTTGGGGTTAGCAATAACATCTCTCCGAAGGAGGGCTCAGTCTCGAGGGTGCAGCTTGGAGGTAGGAGGTACAACAGCGACGGGGTTGAGGAGGGATTGAGCTTCAGCATCTGCAAAAGGCTGGTGCAG TTGATGCAAGGCAACATCTGGGTGGTCCCGAACCCACAGGGATTTGCCCAGAGTATGACCCTTCTCCTCCGGCTTCACATCTGGCAGTCATCGACCTTCGAACCTCGTGACTCCTCATCAGAATATAATACAAGCTCCAACTCCCACCTCAGAGGCATTAAAATGTTGTTAGCCGAGACCGATGACACCAACAGGGTGGTCACAGCAAAGTTGCTCGAAAAGCTTGGATGCCGCGTCTCCACTGTGAGCGGTTCGGGCATCGAGTGCCTCAATGCAATAAGGGCAGGTGGCAGTGGTAGTGGTTCCCAGTTTGAGGTTGTCATCTTGGATCTCCACATGTCGGAGATGGATGGGTTTGAGGTGGCAGCTGGAATAAGGAAGTTCAGGAGCCGGAACTGGCCGGTGATAGTTGCCTTGACAACAAGCGGGGAGGAGGATGTGTGGGAGAGGTGCTCGCAAGTCGGGATCAAAGGGGTTATCAGAAAGCCCGCCAGCTTGCAAGGGATTTCGACTGAGCTCCAAAGAGTCCTGCAGGGAAGTAACAGAGGCCTACGATGA